In a genomic window of Flavobacterium crassostreae:
- a CDS encoding DEAD/DEAH box helicase yields MTTASKFPFCFDLNWDVKSNFYTPTAYVVATNQPITYLDKKATPEVLKSLGIDVVDLDKSIQKVLAICDSLQAEILAKKFSTAKAKKSLEELSKDPKIALGIQRYQNAKLAEFLKLVQTHDFALCFALDQDKNFRKSQITTQNQPLEAKIHFLKTDQGIEYRLQLQDNKESFALWDKKITILLQDPAWLLIDRQLLFLQAIDAKKIYPFLTKKTITIPSRMVADYFQKFIKDIVQKVDVTADGFEIIQRNTLVSCQLEAVHDFFKNSYYLHFRLDYNGYIFDSSKNKTSHSEVDIDHPENIKVIQYKRNPDAEILLEQKLSHWGLEKTENGFFRLSPKSKNTERYATIQWVIEHQEQLESSGFSLDNLTIDGKKIQLTKPLIQFRNQTQKDWFDIQITICCGKFTFNFIEIIPNLKQQNQLYLLPDGSCFLIPKEWMLHYAPLAKLAKIHQQVLQVPKNNYAILQEIPELQLDLKTPIVPEFSPSALVKATLRPYQIQGVKWLLEHYQNGMGACLADDMGLGKTLQTLTALVAVQEQLENQQAEAEQLDLFGNNLPQTKEYLKVLVVLPSSLVFNWYHEARKFTPHLRRIQYIGKDRKWIAKKLMRYDLVFTSYAIASRDIAILKKHSFRFLILDESQYIKNKKSKIFQAIHQIPAANRISLSGTPIENSLDDLWSQMEFINPDILGSHSFFVQNYKIPIEKNKDKTVLAALKTVISPFILRRTKEQVLDDLPELTEQIYYCDMPKEQEKLYDEEKSKARNAILGTDATKRDKINILNSLMRLRQLSNHPKMIDANSEIDSGKFHAVTNYLSTLIPSKQKTIVFSSFVSNLDFYKNWCLENHIKFCELTGATNPKDREIAVNNFQEQDEILLFFISLKAGGVGLNLTKASYVLFLDPWWNPFAEKQGIGRAHRIGQVQKVHVIRFITKNTVEEKIIQLQESKKLLSDALLDENYIGHEIEAHLEYLLE; encoded by the coding sequence TTGACCACTGCATCCAAATTTCCGTTTTGTTTTGACTTGAATTGGGATGTCAAAAGCAATTTTTACACTCCTACAGCTTATGTGGTTGCTACCAACCAACCTATAACTTATTTAGATAAAAAAGCCACCCCCGAAGTTCTCAAAAGCCTTGGGATTGATGTTGTTGACTTAGACAAATCCATCCAAAAAGTACTTGCCATTTGTGATAGCCTGCAAGCCGAGATACTCGCTAAAAAATTCAGCACAGCCAAAGCAAAAAAATCTCTGGAGGAATTATCCAAAGATCCTAAAATTGCCTTGGGGATACAGCGGTATCAAAACGCAAAACTAGCCGAATTTTTAAAACTGGTTCAAACCCATGATTTTGCACTTTGTTTTGCTTTAGACCAAGATAAAAATTTTAGAAAAAGCCAAATCACAACCCAAAACCAACCCTTAGAAGCTAAAATTCATTTTCTAAAAACCGATCAGGGTATAGAATACCGCTTGCAATTGCAAGACAATAAAGAATCCTTTGCTCTTTGGGACAAAAAAATAACCATCCTGCTCCAGGACCCAGCTTGGTTGCTTATAGACCGCCAATTGCTGTTTCTTCAAGCAATAGATGCCAAAAAAATATACCCATTTTTGACCAAAAAAACCATCACCATTCCATCTCGGATGGTGGCGGACTATTTTCAAAAATTTATCAAAGATATTGTCCAGAAAGTAGATGTTACAGCAGATGGTTTTGAAATTATCCAACGCAATACCCTTGTTTCTTGCCAGCTTGAAGCAGTACATGATTTTTTTAAAAACAGCTATTATCTTCATTTTCGCTTGGATTATAACGGCTACATATTTGATAGCTCCAAAAACAAAACAAGCCATTCCGAAGTGGATATAGACCATCCCGAAAACATAAAAGTCATTCAATACAAACGAAATCCAGATGCCGAAATACTTTTGGAACAAAAACTAAGTCATTGGGGTTTGGAGAAAACCGAAAATGGCTTTTTTAGGCTTTCGCCAAAATCTAAAAACACAGAACGATACGCTACCATTCAATGGGTTATAGAGCACCAAGAACAGTTAGAATCTTCCGGATTTAGTTTGGATAACCTTACCATCGATGGAAAAAAAATACAACTCACAAAACCCCTAATTCAGTTTCGGAACCAAACTCAAAAAGATTGGTTTGATATCCAAATCACTATTTGTTGCGGCAAATTTACCTTCAATTTTATAGAGATTATACCCAATTTAAAACAACAAAACCAGCTGTACCTATTGCCTGATGGTAGTTGTTTTTTGATTCCTAAAGAGTGGATGCTGCACTATGCGCCGTTAGCAAAACTAGCCAAGATACACCAACAAGTTTTGCAAGTACCCAAAAACAACTACGCTATTCTTCAAGAAATACCAGAATTACAACTGGATTTAAAAACCCCAATAGTTCCAGAATTTAGCCCATCTGCTTTAGTGAAAGCTACATTGAGACCCTATCAAATTCAGGGTGTAAAATGGCTCCTTGAGCATTACCAAAATGGCATGGGCGCCTGTCTTGCAGACGATATGGGTTTAGGTAAAACCCTACAAACCCTAACCGCCTTGGTTGCCGTACAAGAACAATTAGAAAACCAACAAGCTGAGGCAGAACAACTCGATTTGTTTGGCAACAACCTACCACAGACCAAAGAATATTTAAAAGTTTTGGTAGTACTGCCCTCTTCGTTAGTGTTCAATTGGTACCACGAAGCCCGTAAATTTACACCACATTTGCGGAGGATACAATATATTGGCAAGGATCGAAAATGGATTGCCAAAAAATTAATGCGCTACGATTTAGTATTTACCAGTTATGCCATTGCATCCCGAGATATTGCTATTCTAAAAAAACATTCGTTTCGATTTTTGATTTTAGACGAAAGTCAATATATCAAGAACAAAAAGTCCAAAATATTCCAAGCAATACATCAAATACCTGCTGCAAACAGGATTTCTTTGAGCGGTACACCTATTGAAAATTCTTTGGATGATTTATGGTCTCAGATGGAATTTATCAATCCAGACATACTAGGAAGCCATTCTTTTTTTGTTCAAAATTACAAGATCCCTATTGAAAAAAACAAAGACAAAACCGTTTTGGCAGCACTAAAAACCGTGATTAGTCCGTTTATTTTAAGACGAACCAAAGAGCAGGTATTAGACGATTTGCCCGAGCTTACAGAACAAATTTATTATTGCGATATGCCCAAAGAGCAAGAAAAATTGTACGACGAAGAAAAATCCAAAGCCCGCAATGCAATCCTGGGTACAGATGCTACTAAAAGGGACAAAATTAACATACTCAATAGCTTGATGCGCTTAAGACAACTAAGCAACCATCCCAAAATGATCGATGCTAATTCGGAGATAGATTCCGGAAAATTTCATGCCGTAACCAATTATTTGAGTACTTTGATTCCATCCAAACAAAAAACAATTGTGTTTAGTTCTTTTGTTTCTAATCTGGATTTTTATAAAAATTGGTGTCTTGAAAACCACATTAAATTTTGTGAGCTAACTGGCGCAACGAATCCAAAAGACCGCGAAATTGCTGTAAATAACTTTCAAGAACAAGACGAAATTTTGTTATTTTTTATTTCGTTAAAAGCAGGTGGCGTAGGGCTAAACCTAACCAAGGCATCTTATGTTTTGTTTTTGGATCCATGGTGGAACCCTTTTGCTGAAAAGCAAGGAATTGGTAGAGCACATAGAATAGGACAGGTACAGAAAGTGCATGTGATCCGTTTTATAACCAAAAATACGGTAGAAGAAAAAATTATTCAATTGCAAGAAAGCAAAAAACTACTATCGGATGCGCTTTTGGACGAAAATTATATTGGCCACGAGATAGAAGCCCATTTGGAATACCTTTTGGAATAA
- a CDS encoding DUF5103 domain-containing protein, with protein MTKLIPILLLASVQLLLAQVQKEVAAPFNIKTITFVQNNQNSIPIFPLGSGFQLQFDDLYGNEADYYYEIKHCDYNWVPTAIAKNEYLDGFDNQRIQNYSNSFNTLQLYSHYTLALPNANTLGLKLSGNYLLTILNDAKEVVFSRKFILYEELANVPMQVKRARTIGNLPYKHNLEFSVNSKAINFQNPLKNLKIVLLQNGKFATAIQNIVPQYTLGAELIYKYDTETQFWAGNEFLFFENKDLRASGNNVSYIDASTAIYGSHLFTNTARANFPYSFTQDTNGSFLVQNFRASNMAIEADYAWVYFSLSAPAFGLDKNIYITGAFNNYVLTTENKMEYNQAKGIYEKALLIKQGFTGFEYTVADNKGTIDLENAIDGNFYQTENNYTALVYYKENTGRYDRVIGKGTANSLTIVN; from the coding sequence ATGACAAAATTAATCCCGATACTGCTTCTGGCTTCTGTGCAGCTCTTGTTGGCACAGGTACAAAAAGAGGTGGCTGCTCCGTTTAACATCAAAACCATTACATTTGTACAAAACAACCAAAATAGCATTCCTATTTTTCCATTAGGATCTGGCTTTCAATTGCAATTTGATGATTTGTATGGTAACGAAGCCGATTATTATTACGAAATAAAACACTGCGACTATAATTGGGTGCCTACAGCAATTGCCAAAAACGAATACTTAGACGGTTTTGACAACCAACGCATCCAAAATTATAGCAACTCCTTCAATACCTTGCAGCTTTATTCTCACTACACGCTAGCACTACCCAATGCAAACACTTTAGGGCTTAAATTAAGTGGCAACTATTTGCTTACTATTTTGAATGATGCGAAAGAAGTTGTTTTTTCTAGAAAATTTATTCTTTATGAAGAACTTGCTAACGTACCCATGCAGGTAAAAAGAGCGCGAACTATTGGCAATTTACCCTACAAACACAACCTAGAATTTTCGGTCAACTCTAAAGCAATAAATTTTCAAAACCCATTAAAGAACCTAAAAATAGTTTTACTACAAAACGGAAAATTTGCCACAGCCATACAAAATATAGTACCGCAATACACCTTGGGTGCAGAATTAATTTATAAATACGATACCGAAACCCAATTTTGGGCAGGGAATGAATTTTTGTTTTTTGAAAACAAAGACCTCAGAGCCTCCGGCAATAACGTATCGTATATAGATGCCAGCACGGCCATTTACGGAAGTCATTTGTTTACCAATACTGCCCGAGCCAACTTTCCGTATAGTTTTACCCAAGATACTAACGGAAGCTTTTTGGTCCAAAACTTCCGAGCTAGCAACATGGCCATCGAAGCAGACTATGCTTGGGTTTATTTTAGTCTATCTGCTCCCGCATTTGGGTTGGATAAAAATATTTATATCACTGGTGCATTTAACAATTATGTTTTAACAACAGAAAACAAAATGGAGTACAACCAAGCCAAAGGTATTTATGAAAAAGCCCTTTTAATCAAACAAGGCTTTACTGGTTTTGAATATACCGTTGCAGATAACAAAGGTACTATTGATCTAGAAAATGCTATTGACGGCAATTTTTACCAAACCGAGAACAACTATACTGCTCTAGTTTATTATAAAGAAAATACCGGGCGCTATGACCGAGTTATTGGCAAGGGTACGGCAAACTCCTTAACTATTGTCAATTAA
- the apaG gene encoding Co2+/Mg2+ efflux protein ApaG: protein MVSQITRGIKISVSTSFEGTYFKNYKIHFAFSYEITIENHSKDSVQLTSRHWEIHDSLNNIEIVDGEGIIGKKPVLKPGEFHTYSSGCLLSSPYGAMKGHFNMINFTSTKTFKVLIPTFKLCAPFALN, encoded by the coding sequence ATGGTTTCTCAAATAACAAGAGGCATAAAGATATCTGTTTCTACTAGTTTTGAAGGCACGTACTTCAAGAACTACAAGATTCATTTTGCCTTTAGCTACGAGATAACTATTGAGAACCACAGCAAAGATTCGGTACAACTAACTTCGCGCCATTGGGAAATTCATGACTCTTTAAATAACATTGAGATTGTGGATGGCGAGGGCATCATTGGCAAAAAACCAGTCTTGAAGCCTGGAGAGTTTCACACCTACAGCTCCGGATGTTTACTTTCTTCTCCCTATGGAGCAATGAAAGGCCATTTTAACATGATTAACTTTACTTCTACAAAAACCTTTAAAGTATTGATCCCAACTTTTAAGCTTTGTGCTCCATTTGCTTTAAATTAA
- the pruA gene encoding L-glutamate gamma-semialdehyde dehydrogenase — MLKGFFHVPKAVNEPVKGYAPNSPERAAVQAAYTKMWNTKIDVPLYIGSEEIRTGNTRNMSAPHDHKHIVGTYHLAEKAHVEKAIANALEARTAWANMAWEQRAAIFLKAAELVAGPYRARINAATMIAQSKNIHQAEIDASCELIDFLRFNVEFMTQIYADQPTSTSDVWNRLEYRPLEGFVYAITPFNFTAIAANLPASAAMMGNVVVWKPSDSQIFSTQIIVEIFKEAGVPDGVINVVYGDPLMVTDTVLASRDFAGMHFTGSTHVFKDIWAKIGTNIHHYKTYPRIVGETGGKDFIVAHPSANSKQVSTGIVRGAFEFQGQKCSAASRAYIPQSLWPSVKEEIITDVKSMKMGSPEDFGNFITAVIHEGSFDKLASYIDQAKKDADAEIIVGGNYDKSVGYFIEPTVIVTTNPHYATMETELFGPVMTIFVYEDAKWEETLELVDTTSEYALTGAIFSEDRYAIEVATVKLQNAAGNFYINDKPTGAVVGQQPFGGARASGTNDKAGSPLNLLRWVSPRTIKETFVTPVDYRYPFLGE; from the coding sequence ATGCTAAAAGGATTTTTTCACGTACCAAAAGCGGTAAATGAACCGGTAAAAGGGTACGCACCTAACTCCCCTGAAAGAGCAGCAGTACAAGCAGCTTACACTAAAATGTGGAACACTAAAATTGACGTACCATTATATATTGGTAGCGAAGAAATTAGAACCGGAAACACTAGAAACATGTCTGCGCCACACGATCATAAACACATCGTAGGAACCTATCATCTAGCCGAAAAAGCACACGTAGAAAAAGCGATAGCCAACGCTTTAGAAGCAAGAACAGCTTGGGCTAATATGGCTTGGGAACAAAGAGCAGCAATTTTTTTAAAGGCAGCAGAACTGGTAGCAGGACCTTACAGAGCAAGAATAAATGCCGCAACAATGATTGCGCAATCTAAAAACATCCACCAAGCAGAGATTGATGCTTCTTGCGAATTGATTGACTTTTTACGTTTTAACGTAGAATTCATGACACAAATTTATGCAGACCAACCTACCTCTACTTCCGATGTTTGGAACCGTTTAGAATACAGACCTCTTGAAGGTTTTGTTTATGCAATTACTCCATTTAACTTTACTGCAATTGCCGCCAACTTGCCTGCAAGTGCCGCCATGATGGGTAACGTAGTAGTATGGAAACCAAGTGATAGCCAGATTTTTTCTACTCAAATAATTGTTGAAATATTCAAAGAAGCAGGAGTACCTGATGGCGTAATCAATGTTGTTTATGGTGATCCATTAATGGTTACAGACACTGTTTTGGCTAGTCGTGATTTTGCAGGAATGCATTTTACTGGTTCCACACATGTATTTAAAGACATCTGGGCAAAAATAGGAACCAACATCCACCACTACAAAACCTATCCAAGGATTGTAGGAGAAACAGGAGGAAAAGATTTTATAGTTGCACACCCTAGCGCAAACTCAAAACAAGTTTCAACAGGAATTGTACGTGGTGCTTTTGAATTTCAAGGTCAAAAATGTTCTGCTGCATCTAGAGCCTACATCCCACAAAGTTTATGGCCTTCTGTAAAAGAAGAAATTATCACGGATGTAAAATCTATGAAAATGGGATCTCCAGAAGATTTTGGCAACTTCATCACTGCAGTAATACACGAAGGTTCATTTGATAAATTAGCAAGCTATATCGATCAAGCCAAAAAAGATGCGGATGCAGAAATTATTGTTGGAGGAAACTACGACAAATCGGTAGGGTATTTTATTGAGCCAACCGTTATTGTAACCACTAACCCACATTATGCTACCATGGAAACCGAATTATTCGGACCAGTAATGACCATCTTTGTATACGAAGATGCAAAATGGGAAGAAACACTAGAATTAGTAGACACTACATCAGAGTACGCCTTAACAGGAGCCATTTTTAGTGAAGACCGTTATGCAATTGAAGTAGCAACCGTAAAATTACAAAATGCTGCTGGTAACTTCTACATCAATGACAAACCAACAGGAGCAGTTGTAGGACAACAACCATTTGGTGGTGCTAGAGCCTCTGGAACCAATGATAAAGCAGGTTCTCCATTAAACTTATTACGTTGGGTATCTCCAAGAACCATCAAAGAAACATTTGTAACTCCAGTAGATTACAGATACCCTTTCTTGGGAGAATAA
- the rsmG gene encoding 16S rRNA (guanine(527)-N(7))-methyltransferase RsmG, with translation MDEILKYFPDLTDIQKEQFEKLDFLYHDWNEKINVISRKDIDALYTKHVLHSLGIAKIMKFEPGAYVLDVGTGGGFPGIPLAILFPDTRFYLIDVIAKKIKVVQGVVDALGLKNVKAEQLRAEHVKGDFDFIVSRAVTNMPDFVSWVKTKIKKQHKHALKNGILYLKGGDLTQELEDFPKATQYNLADFFEDAFFETKKVVHLPLKFVV, from the coding sequence ATGGACGAGATTTTAAAGTATTTTCCTGATTTAACGGATATTCAAAAAGAGCAATTTGAAAAATTAGATTTTTTATACCATGACTGGAATGAAAAAATAAATGTTATTTCTAGAAAAGATATAGATGCCTTATATACCAAACATGTTTTACATTCTTTAGGGATTGCCAAAATAATGAAGTTTGAACCCGGAGCCTATGTTCTAGATGTTGGAACCGGTGGTGGGTTTCCAGGCATTCCTTTGGCTATTCTTTTTCCAGACACGCGTTTTTATTTGATTGATGTTATTGCCAAAAAAATTAAAGTGGTTCAAGGGGTGGTAGATGCTTTAGGATTAAAAAATGTTAAGGCCGAACAACTGCGTGCAGAGCATGTTAAGGGAGATTTTGATTTTATTGTAAGTCGTGCCGTTACCAATATGCCGGATTTTGTTTCTTGGGTTAAAACTAAAATCAAAAAACAACACAAACACGCTTTGAAAAACGGGATTTTGTACCTAAAAGGAGGCGATTTGACCCAAGAGTTAGAAGATTTTCCAAAAGCAACTCAATATAATCTAGCCGATTTTTTTGAGGATGCGTTTTTTGAAACCAAAAAAGTGGTGCATTTGCCCTTAAAGTTTGTGGTATAG
- a CDS encoding fatty acid desaturase family protein, whose amino-acid sequence MNTNAPTFPRHDALKFFKILNSRVNDYFKENNLKKTGNWRLHLKTLVMFTLFLAPYFLLLVYTTIPFWLHLVLSVVIGIGMAGVGMNVMHDGNHGSYSSKPWLNKIMGGSIYILAGNVYNWQVQHNVLHHTYTNIPGHDEDLDAGRVIRFTKHAEWSTFHKFQHYYAIILYGLLTINWSLTTDFKQMGGYLKRKLSYGSAPNPTNLWIGLVLSKIVYFAFWLVIPMLFITWWKVLIGFFVMHYTAGLILSLVFQLAHVVEETENPMPNELNEMDNTWAIHQLYTTTNFAPKNWLLNYYTGGLNHQIEHHLYPNISHVHYGKIADFVKQTAKECDLPYLEYKTMTSALIAHIKHLKDLGQNPALTV is encoded by the coding sequence ATGAATACAAATGCCCCAACTTTTCCAAGACACGATGCCTTAAAGTTTTTTAAAATTTTAAACAGCCGTGTAAACGATTATTTTAAAGAAAACAATCTTAAAAAAACAGGAAACTGGAGGTTGCATTTAAAAACCTTAGTAATGTTTACGCTATTCTTAGCACCTTACTTTCTATTGCTAGTCTACACAACGATTCCTTTTTGGTTGCATCTTGTATTAAGTGTAGTTATCGGTATCGGTATGGCAGGAGTTGGCATGAACGTTATGCATGATGGCAACCACGGATCCTATTCTAGCAAACCCTGGCTAAACAAAATCATGGGCGGAAGCATTTATATTCTGGCAGGCAATGTCTATAACTGGCAAGTACAACACAATGTATTGCACCACACCTACACCAACATACCAGGTCATGACGAAGACCTAGATGCCGGACGAGTAATCCGTTTTACCAAACATGCAGAGTGGAGTACATTTCATAAATTCCAACACTATTACGCTATAATTCTTTATGGACTACTAACCATCAACTGGTCTCTAACTACTGATTTTAAACAAATGGGAGGGTACCTCAAAAGAAAACTATCCTACGGCTCCGCCCCTAATCCTACCAATTTATGGATTGGATTAGTACTATCTAAAATTGTATATTTTGCTTTTTGGCTCGTAATACCTATGTTGTTTATAACATGGTGGAAAGTCTTAATTGGTTTTTTTGTGATGCATTATACAGCAGGATTAATCCTAAGTTTGGTCTTTCAATTGGCACACGTAGTAGAAGAAACCGAAAACCCAATGCCAAATGAACTTAACGAAATGGACAACACCTGGGCAATACACCAGCTCTACACCACTACCAATTTTGCACCCAAAAACTGGTTGCTCAACTATTATACCGGAGGATTAAACCACCAAATAGAACACCATTTATACCCCAACATTAGCCACGTACACTATGGCAAAATTGCAGATTTTGTAAAACAAACCGCAAAAGAATGTGACCTACCCTATTTAGAATACAAAACCATGACCAGCGCACTAATTGCCCATATCAAACACCTCAAAGACTTAGGTCAAAACCCCGCTTTGACTGTATAA
- a CDS encoding pyridoxal phosphate-dependent aminotransferase has product MNPLSDRINNLSTSQTLAMAALARELKAQGKDIISLSLGEPDFNTPDFIKEAAKLAIDQNYSTYSPVEGYGELKEAICRKFKRDNNLDYQPAQIVVSTGAKQSLYNIAQVLLNNGDEVILPAPYWVSYFEIIKLSGGIPVEVPTSIESDFKITPAQLEAAITPKTKMMWFSSPCNPSGSVYSREELTALAKVLEKHPQIYVVADEIYEHINFSGTFCSIASIPGMLDKTITVNGVAKAFAMTGWRIGYIGAPEFIAKACTKIQGQVTSGANSIAQRATITALDADPSVLKHMVNAFHSRRDLVVGLLQDIPGIKINVPEGAFYVFPDVSSFFGKTLNGTEIKNAMDLSMYLLAQANVATVTGDAFGNPNCIRFSYATSDAILKEALKRIKDALAH; this is encoded by the coding sequence ATGAATCCACTTTCAGACAGAATCAACAATTTATCCACGTCGCAAACCCTAGCAATGGCGGCATTAGCAAGAGAACTAAAAGCACAAGGCAAAGATATAATTAGTTTAAGTCTAGGAGAACCAGACTTCAACACACCCGATTTTATCAAAGAAGCCGCAAAATTAGCCATTGACCAAAACTACAGCACCTACTCTCCAGTAGAAGGATATGGCGAACTCAAAGAAGCCATTTGCCGAAAATTCAAAAGAGACAACAACCTTGACTACCAACCCGCACAAATTGTCGTTTCTACAGGAGCAAAACAATCCTTATACAACATTGCACAAGTACTATTAAATAACGGCGACGAAGTAATTTTGCCTGCACCATATTGGGTTTCCTATTTTGAAATCATCAAACTATCCGGAGGTATTCCCGTAGAAGTACCAACCTCAATAGAGAGTGACTTTAAAATCACACCCGCACAACTAGAGGCTGCCATCACACCCAAAACAAAAATGATGTGGTTCAGCTCGCCATGCAACCCAAGCGGATCCGTATACAGCAGAGAAGAACTAACCGCCCTAGCCAAAGTATTAGAAAAACACCCACAAATATATGTAGTTGCCGATGAAATATACGAGCACATCAACTTTTCAGGCACCTTTTGCAGCATTGCCTCCATACCTGGCATGCTAGACAAAACCATCACCGTAAACGGAGTAGCAAAAGCCTTTGCCATGACCGGATGGAGAATCGGATACATAGGCGCCCCCGAATTTATTGCCAAAGCCTGCACCAAAATCCAAGGCCAAGTAACCTCAGGCGCCAACAGCATCGCACAACGCGCCACCATAACCGCCCTAGATGCAGACCCAAGCGTTTTAAAACACATGGTAAACGCCTTCCATAGCCGCAGAGATCTAGTAGTTGGATTACTACAAGACATCCCAGGCATAAAAATCAACGTACCCGAGGGCGCCTTTTACGTCTTCCCAGACGTATCGTCATTCTTCGGAAAAACATTAAACGGAACCGAAATCAAAAACGCAATGGATTTATCGATGTACCTTTTGGCCCAAGCCAATGTAGCAACCGTAACAGGAGATGCTTTTGGTAACCCAAACTGCATCCGTTTTTCTTACGCAACCAGCGATGCTATTTTAAAAGAAGCTTTAAAAAGAATCAAAGACGCCCTAGCACACTAG
- a CDS encoding ferritin-like domain-containing protein has product MTNTDDKRNEITSTLEGLIAILEDGKLGYTNAAEHVEDPAMQTEFTQYARERALFIVELQDEINKIGKSTDTSGGDPLGALHRAWIDIKSTFTSGDTEAIINACITGEEAAIEKYETALQNQNLQPAQKAVVAKQLNSIQAILMKLNLNS; this is encoded by the coding sequence ATGACAAACACAGACGACAAAAGAAACGAAATCACCAGCACCCTCGAAGGATTAATTGCCATTCTAGAAGACGGAAAATTAGGCTACACCAACGCCGCAGAACACGTAGAGGACCCTGCCATGCAAACCGAATTCACACAATACGCCAGAGAACGAGCATTATTCATTGTAGAACTACAAGACGAAATCAACAAAATAGGCAAATCTACAGACACCTCAGGAGGCGATCCCTTGGGAGCACTACACCGCGCTTGGATAGACATCAAATCCACCTTTACTAGCGGAGATACAGAAGCCATCATCAACGCCTGTATAACCGGAGAAGAAGCCGCAATTGAAAAGTACGAAACAGCATTACAAAACCAAAACCTACAACCCGCTCAAAAAGCAGTAGTAGCTAAACAACTAAATAGCATACAAGCTATTTTAATGAAATTAAACCTAAACAGTTAA